A part of Polyangiaceae bacterium genomic DNA contains:
- a CDS encoding transposase: protein MTAAAEHRFNDVYASGRVTEAGCNAHGRCKLRNAEATQPTLAAEGGAFIAAMYAAEDEAQKLELRGNALLAHRRSKIRPIVDEFERWCEAIEPTLLPSELLRAAVRYYRNHGKALFRFIDDPLVPIDNRQRSESFRTSPSPDSTCSSLAALREHTEPRSCSASSRLVARSESQPRLTSHGHSSASGLIAECTGSNSTR from the coding sequence CTGACGGCGGCTGCTGAACACCGATTCAACGACGTCTATGCGAGCGGCCGCGTCACCGAAGCGGGCTGCAACGCTCACGGCCGGTGCAAGTTGCGGAACGCCGAGGCCACACAACCCACCCTGGCGGCAGAAGGTGGCGCGTTCATCGCAGCGATGTACGCCGCCGAAGACGAGGCTCAGAAGTTGGAGCTTCGCGGAAACGCACTCCTCGCGCATCGACGCTCCAAGATCAGACCCATCGTCGACGAGTTCGAGCGCTGGTGTGAAGCGATCGAGCCAACCTTGTTGCCATCCGAGCTACTCCGAGCTGCCGTGCGGTATTACAGAAATCACGGCAAGGCGCTCTTCCGCTTCATCGACGACCCGCTGGTCCCTATCGACAATCGCCAACGGAGCGAGAGTTTCAGAACGTCGCCAAGCCCCGACTCAACATGCTCTTCGCTGGCAGCACTGAGGGAGCACACCGAGCCTCGGTCTTGCTCGGCATCGTCGCGACTTGTCGCGCGATCGGAGTCCCAGCCCAGGCTTACCTCGCATGGGCATTCGAGCGCCTCGGGACTCATCGCGGAGTGCACGGGCTCGAACTCCACGAGATGA
- the ltrA gene encoding group II intron reverse transcriptase/maturase — translation MTPEEVIGVFVAVFSARQMVPPSEWLPMVFRDRQLSEADGPALAALMDQYNEVGDTLEKEGMITPEADDLEAAAEFCSAYLEVMELDQDWLREEEEIAFVLLALADPTVLDDPQVSIEGTKADWLASACAELPDMVRRDAKDLEACSQDAGCFASCVSPAGESPVPVSVGAPGSRPQVVERDLPARAGCQKLVKQRELRSGEQARGPQHEVKPAASTEKQSGGRAAHFTAKATSTARAPKLAAGSGGVGGAARVQGGARNSGGPSVRPKSGRGVSYKPRAKSATAQRESEGIMVPKTAGQPAGTNAVRQNAAGGKGPCGSRVGSVGKREGMAGKSGPNDPGRRKPRGKAQQLQRQLYAAAKRAPDRRFHALYDHIWRGDILQEAWKRVRQNQGAAGVDRQSICDVEEYGAQRFLEELQAELKAGRYRPQVVRRQYIPKADGKKRPLGIPTVRDRVVQMAAKLVIEPIFEADFLPCSYGFRPRRSAPMALETLRKLGAKGGHHVLDADIRDYFGSIDHAKLMKLVGRRISDRRVLKLLRQWLEAGVMEDGVVKASVGGTPQGGVISPLLSNIYLHVLDVLWTRHSAPYGTLVRYADDFVVICRTRKDCELAEARIRVILQRLGLELHPEKTRRVELYDGKQGFDFLGCHLHKRLSGKVLERSGERLYFLHRWPSQRAMQRIRSRVKQLTPRSRCHADIRDVIEQLNPVLRGWGNYFRTGNAAKRFNQLDTYVWKQLQGLLVARKGRHLKPKQVDRWDRNYFHRLGLYQLRGTVRYPEQSRIMEAA, via the coding sequence ATGACCCCGGAAGAGGTGATAGGGGTGTTCGTCGCGGTCTTCTCCGCGCGGCAAATGGTGCCGCCGAGCGAGTGGCTGCCGATGGTGTTCCGGGACCGCCAGCTGAGCGAAGCGGACGGCCCCGCGCTCGCAGCGCTGATGGATCAATACAACGAGGTCGGCGATACGCTGGAGAAGGAGGGCATGATCACCCCCGAGGCCGACGATCTCGAAGCGGCCGCCGAGTTCTGCAGCGCCTACCTCGAGGTGATGGAGCTGGATCAAGACTGGCTCCGCGAGGAAGAGGAGATCGCCTTCGTCCTCCTGGCCCTCGCCGATCCGACCGTCCTCGACGATCCACAGGTCAGCATCGAAGGCACCAAAGCGGACTGGCTCGCGAGCGCCTGTGCTGAGCTCCCGGACATGGTGCGCCGTGACGCGAAAGACTTGGAAGCCTGTTCGCAGGATGCTGGGTGTTTCGCTAGCTGCGTTTCTCCAGCGGGTGAGAGTCCCGTCCCGGTAAGCGTCGGTGCGCCGGGTAGCAGGCCCCAGGTAGTGGAGAGAGATCTCCCTGCCCGAGCGGGGTGTCAAAAGCTCGTGAAGCAGCGAGAGCTGCGTAGCGGGGAGCAAGCACGCGGGCCGCAACATGAAGTGAAACCTGCAGCCTCGACAGAGAAACAATCCGGAGGCCGAGCCGCTCATTTCACGGCGAAGGCAACATCGACGGCGAGAGCACCGAAGCTCGCCGCCGGCTCCGGCGGGGTAGGGGGGGCAGCACGTGTGCAAGGAGGAGCGCGGAACTCGGGAGGCCCGTCTGTGCGGCCCAAGTCAGGGCGAGGTGTGTCGTATAAGCCAAGGGCGAAATCGGCCACTGCACAGCGGGAGTCCGAGGGGATCATGGTACCGAAGACCGCTGGGCAACCAGCGGGAACGAATGCCGTGCGGCAAAACGCGGCAGGAGGGAAGGGTCCCTGCGGTAGTCGTGTTGGAAGCGTAGGTAAGCGTGAGGGAATGGCCGGCAAGTCCGGACCTAACGACCCCGGCAGGCGTAAGCCGCGCGGAAAAGCGCAACAACTACAACGCCAACTATATGCAGCAGCCAAGCGGGCACCGGACAGGCGCTTTCACGCCCTTTACGACCACATCTGGCGGGGTGACATCCTCCAGGAGGCGTGGAAGCGAGTCAGACAGAACCAAGGAGCCGCGGGCGTGGATCGCCAGTCGATCTGCGACGTGGAGGAGTACGGGGCTCAGCGATTCCTCGAGGAATTACAAGCTGAGCTGAAAGCGGGGAGGTATCGGCCGCAGGTGGTGCGGCGGCAGTACATCCCCAAAGCCGATGGTAAGAAGCGGCCACTAGGCATCCCGACGGTGCGCGATCGGGTGGTGCAGATGGCGGCGAAGCTGGTGATTGAGCCCATTTTCGAGGCGGATTTTCTGCCTTGTTCTTACGGGTTTCGTCCCCGGCGCAGCGCGCCGATGGCGCTCGAGACGCTGAGGAAACTGGGCGCCAAGGGTGGTCACCACGTGCTGGACGCTGACATCCGCGACTACTTTGGAAGCATCGACCACGCCAAGCTGATGAAGCTGGTTGGGCGGCGCATCTCGGATCGTCGGGTGCTGAAGTTGCTGCGGCAGTGGCTCGAAGCAGGAGTGATGGAGGACGGCGTCGTGAAGGCGTCGGTGGGCGGCACGCCGCAAGGGGGAGTGATCTCTCCTTTGCTGTCCAACATCTACCTGCATGTGCTCGACGTCTTGTGGACCCGCCACAGCGCTCCCTATGGAACGCTGGTGCGCTACGCGGACGACTTCGTGGTGATCTGTCGCACCAGGAAGGATTGCGAGCTGGCCGAGGCGCGGATCCGAGTGATCTTGCAGCGCCTCGGTCTCGAGCTACATCCGGAAAAGACCAGGCGAGTCGAGCTCTACGATGGCAAGCAGGGCTTTGACTTTCTTGGCTGTCATCTGCACAAGCGGCTGAGCGGCAAGGTGCTGGAGAGGTCGGGCGAGCGGCTCTACTTCCTCCATCGCTGGCCGTCCCAGCGCGCGATGCAGCGGATCCGGAGCCGTGTGAAGCAGCTCACCCCCCGCTCGAGATGCCACGCGGATATCCGTGACGTCATCGAACAGCTGAACCCCGTACTGCGGGGGTGGGGAAACTACTTCCGCACGGGAAACGCTGCGAAGCGATTCAATCAGCTCGACACCTATGTTTGGAAGCAGCTGCAAGGGCTGTTGGTGGCCCGTAAGGGTCGCCACCTGAAACCCAAACAAGTCGACCGCTGGGATCGCAACTACTTCCACCGTCTGGGCCTGTACCAACTCCGAGGAACCGTCCGCTATCCGGAGCAATCCAGAATCATGGAGGCCGCGTAA
- a CDS encoding protein kinase, producing the protein MSSATRQTVGRYALHDQIASGGMATVHVGRLMGPVGFSRTVAIKRLHSHFANDPEFVAMFMDEAHLAARIRHPNVVSISDVVAERGELLLVMDYVAGESLSKLVRATRRLGQTIDPRIAVKFLTDALAGLQAAHEVRDDEGQALGVVHRDVSPQNILVGVDGVTQLIDFGVAKAAGRIQTTREGQLKGKLGYMAPEQIQHGVVDQRTDIYSAAVVLWEVLTGQRLFKGEDANLMYEVLHAPVEPPSHIRPDLPPELDAVVMRGLARDPNQRFATALDFADALEDVLAPASAREVARWVQSTGADALKTRSEIVADMESDSALYADPPTAALPSAASASPAEPTPAPPQADVQYSELMDPGLGVRRAFKPLHLALALVGVVAGGAVLALGIRQLSAEPEEANPPATQAPSKIPEETQQAAAPRDPASEAARPGGEAAAGEAAAGEAAAGEAERAAAPPSADEPAEPVTDPERDGETTANESTSQAAGSAPKPAAKPPAPPAQKPAGISDAVRKAKYGF; encoded by the coding sequence ATGTCGTCGGCTACGAGGCAGACAGTTGGGCGATACGCTCTCCACGACCAGATCGCCTCGGGAGGGATGGCGACGGTGCACGTGGGACGCTTGATGGGGCCCGTTGGTTTTTCGCGCACCGTGGCCATCAAGCGGCTGCACTCCCACTTCGCCAACGACCCCGAGTTCGTGGCGATGTTCATGGACGAGGCGCATCTCGCCGCGCGGATCCGCCACCCAAACGTCGTGAGCATCAGCGACGTGGTCGCGGAGAGGGGCGAACTCTTGCTGGTGATGGACTACGTCGCCGGGGAGTCGCTCTCCAAGCTCGTGCGGGCCACTCGGCGTCTCGGTCAGACCATCGATCCGCGCATCGCCGTGAAGTTCCTCACCGACGCGCTCGCCGGCCTGCAGGCGGCGCACGAGGTGAGGGACGACGAGGGGCAGGCGCTCGGCGTCGTCCACCGTGACGTTTCCCCGCAGAATATCCTGGTCGGCGTCGACGGCGTGACTCAGCTGATCGATTTTGGCGTGGCCAAGGCCGCCGGGCGCATCCAGACCACGCGCGAAGGCCAGCTCAAGGGCAAGCTGGGCTACATGGCGCCGGAGCAGATCCAGCACGGCGTCGTCGACCAGCGCACGGACATCTACTCTGCGGCGGTGGTGCTGTGGGAGGTGCTAACCGGGCAGCGCCTGTTCAAGGGCGAGGACGCCAACCTGATGTACGAGGTGCTGCACGCTCCAGTGGAGCCGCCGAGTCATATCCGCCCGGATCTGCCCCCCGAGCTGGACGCGGTGGTGATGCGCGGCCTCGCGCGGGACCCGAACCAGCGCTTCGCCACGGCGCTCGACTTCGCCGACGCCCTGGAGGACGTCCTCGCCCCCGCCAGCGCTCGTGAGGTCGCACGCTGGGTCCAGTCGACCGGCGCGGACGCGTTGAAGACGCGCAGCGAGATCGTGGCCGACATGGAGAGCGACTCCGCGCTCTACGCCGATCCGCCGACGGCCGCGCTGCCGTCAGCCGCCTCAGCGTCCCCGGCCGAGCCAACGCCCGCGCCGCCCCAAGCCGACGTTCAGTACTCCGAGCTGATGGATCCCGGGTTGGGGGTGAGGCGCGCCTTCAAGCCCCTGCACCTGGCGCTCGCTCTGGTTGGAGTAGTAGCCGGAGGGGCGGTGCTCGCCCTGGGGATCCGCCAGCTGAGCGCCGAACCAGAAGAAGCCAACCCGCCGGCGACGCAAGCACCAAGTAAAATCCCTGAGGAAACCCAGCAGGCTGCGGCGCCGCGAGATCCCGCCAGCGAAGCCGCCAGGCCAGGCGGCGAGGCGGCGGCAGGCGAGGCGGCGGCAGGCGAGGCGGCGGCAGGCGAGGCGGAACGCGCCGCGGCGCCCCCCAGCGCCGACGAGCCCGCCGAACCTGTCACCGATCCGGAACGGGACGGCGAGACGACCGCCAACGAAAGCACCTCGCAGGCTGCAGGCAGCGCGCCGAAGCCCGCTGCAAAGCCCCCGGCTCCGCCAGCGCAGAAGCCCGCTGGGATCAGCGACGCCGTTCGCAAGGCGAAGTACGGCTTCTGA
- a CDS encoding 4Fe-4S binding protein: MHSLGTSPNGTSDATRAAHGAGAARARVALEGDLPAPIPWLGVAGEVQALDGVTTEQALSSGQALRSGLGVKPAPATAGKSACGCGATGGCGSKAATAVAATSSDAAPSERTAAAGASDAAAPAAPLPPKNAKPKKKRPGSGIPARKGIQILVWVRRVSQVAFISLFLYFLFQTAFRGTFSADSGSPVRLPYPVEIFLSADPFVGAMTLLSTHTIYRGIAWSLGVLLLTLVFGRVFCGWICPFGTMHHFFAWIFPSRYVKGNKRVSANTTKWWQSGKYYLMLGFLAAAAAGSAIGGLLDPICVAVRTVGLGVLPALQYLGIHGGTAIADTNIRPLQIAADGTQDFLAQSVWTSKQFYFHQTWFIIFFLVAILFMNRFIPRFWCRALCPLGAFLGVFSRFALFGMEKDHAKCTDCNLCLVNCQGADSPQGGVKHRQDECHMCLNCESACPEDVIKFRFLPNRKGTIQKPNLERRTALAAVGAGAIGIPAMRIANWPDKAYSEKVIRPPGSVEEREFLERCIRCAECMKVCPNNALHPAFFEAGIEGLWTPILIPRIGYCEFSCVLCGQVCPTGAIQKIDEKEKMGVGQKPISIGTAMYDKGRCLPWSMATPCIVCEEFCPTSPKAIWAEDTEVPKRESHYEGEGHAKMTSIKVQKPHVDPTLCIGCGACEKVCPIVDKPAVYVTNAGETRSKTNIILLENTSYNQTS; encoded by the coding sequence ATGCATTCTCTGGGCACGTCACCGAATGGTACTTCGGACGCTACCCGTGCAGCTCACGGAGCAGGCGCAGCTCGAGCGCGTGTGGCGCTCGAGGGCGACTTGCCGGCGCCCATCCCCTGGCTGGGAGTCGCCGGCGAGGTGCAGGCCCTGGACGGAGTCACCACCGAGCAGGCGCTGAGCTCAGGGCAGGCGCTGAGATCCGGACTGGGTGTCAAGCCGGCTCCCGCTACCGCGGGGAAAAGCGCCTGTGGCTGCGGCGCGACCGGAGGCTGTGGTTCCAAGGCTGCAACTGCGGTCGCAGCGACGAGTTCTGACGCGGCTCCTTCTGAGCGCACTGCTGCGGCGGGGGCGTCAGACGCGGCGGCACCTGCTGCGCCTCTCCCCCCAAAAAACGCGAAGCCCAAGAAGAAGCGGCCGGGGTCGGGGATCCCGGCGCGTAAGGGCATTCAGATTTTGGTTTGGGTGAGGCGCGTCTCCCAGGTCGCCTTCATCTCGCTGTTCCTGTACTTCCTCTTCCAGACTGCGTTCCGGGGGACCTTCTCGGCGGACTCTGGTTCCCCGGTGCGGCTGCCTTACCCGGTGGAAATCTTCCTGTCGGCGGATCCGTTCGTCGGCGCGATGACGCTGCTCTCGACCCACACGATCTATCGCGGCATTGCCTGGTCCCTCGGGGTCCTGCTGCTCACCCTGGTGTTTGGCCGGGTGTTCTGCGGCTGGATCTGCCCGTTTGGCACCATGCACCACTTCTTCGCGTGGATTTTCCCGTCCCGCTACGTGAAGGGGAACAAGCGAGTCAGCGCGAACACCACCAAGTGGTGGCAGTCAGGCAAATACTACCTCATGCTTGGTTTCCTCGCGGCAGCGGCTGCGGGGAGCGCCATCGGGGGGCTGCTGGACCCGATCTGCGTCGCCGTGCGCACCGTGGGCCTCGGTGTGTTGCCGGCGCTGCAGTACCTGGGCATCCATGGCGGGACCGCCATCGCAGACACGAACATTCGGCCGCTCCAGATCGCGGCGGACGGCACTCAAGATTTCCTCGCGCAGTCGGTCTGGACCTCGAAGCAGTTCTACTTCCACCAGACCTGGTTCATCATCTTCTTCCTGGTCGCGATCCTGTTCATGAACCGCTTCATCCCGCGGTTCTGGTGTCGCGCGCTGTGCCCGCTGGGCGCGTTCTTGGGCGTTTTCTCCCGGTTTGCGCTTTTCGGCATGGAAAAAGACCATGCCAAGTGCACCGACTGCAACCTGTGCCTGGTCAACTGCCAGGGCGCCGATAGCCCCCAGGGCGGCGTGAAGCATCGTCAGGATGAGTGCCACATGTGCCTCAACTGCGAGAGCGCGTGCCCGGAGGACGTGATCAAGTTCCGCTTCTTGCCGAATCGCAAGGGCACCATCCAGAAGCCTAACCTCGAGCGCCGCACGGCGCTGGCGGCTGTCGGTGCAGGCGCCATCGGCATCCCCGCGATGCGCATCGCAAACTGGCCGGACAAGGCGTACAGCGAGAAGGTGATCCGCCCGCCGGGCTCAGTCGAAGAGCGCGAGTTCCTCGAGCGCTGCATCCGCTGTGCGGAGTGCATGAAGGTGTGCCCCAACAACGCGCTCCATCCCGCCTTCTTCGAGGCCGGCATCGAGGGCCTGTGGACGCCCATTCTCATCCCGCGCATTGGCTACTGCGAGTTCTCCTGCGTGCTGTGCGGGCAAGTCTGCCCGACGGGTGCGATCCAGAAGATCGACGAGAAGGAGAAGATGGGCGTCGGTCAGAAGCCCATCTCCATCGGCACCGCGATGTACGACAAGGGCCGCTGCTTGCCCTGGTCGATGGCGACGCCCTGCATCGTGTGTGAGGAGTTCTGCCCGACGTCTCCCAAGGCGATCTGGGCGGAAGACACCGAAGTCCCGAAGCGCGAGAGCCACTACGAGGGTGAAGGTCACGCGAAGATGACCAGCATCAAGGTGCAGAAGCCTCACGTGGATCCGACGCTCTGCATTGGCTGCGGCGCCTGCGAGAAGGTGTGCCCCATCGTGGACAAGCCCGCCGTCTACGTGACCAACGCCGGCGAGACGCGCTCCAAGACGAACATCATCTTGCTCGAGAATACGAGCTACAATCAGACGTCGTAG
- a CDS encoding DUF362 domain-containing protein has protein sequence MGRDPSAKPSSESRVVIPRREALTRVGLAGAVMGAAAVTAKLAYDPGGFGLATPMGERQVRDFQVAAADLPVMAIAKSSTDPDVLVRLAVEALGGMKRFISRGDIVSIKPNIGWDRQPAHAANTNPLVVAAVVKMVFDAGASKVIVTDASCNEPNRCFQRSGIWRAAHSLGATVIIPAEHRFREMRMRGDVLDQWPVYTPLVNADKVINMPVAKHHNLSKYTAAMKNWYGVLGGRRNRLHQNINTSIADLATFMRPTLTVVDATRVLMRNGPQGGNIDDAKDMHQVIASLDQVAVDAYGCTLIGEKPENVEYLKLGHERGIGNMNWKELRVVEV, from the coding sequence ATGGGGCGTGATCCGTCTGCCAAGCCGTCGAGCGAGAGCCGCGTGGTGATCCCACGCCGGGAGGCGCTGACTCGCGTCGGGCTGGCGGGCGCCGTGATGGGCGCAGCCGCGGTCACCGCCAAGCTCGCTTACGATCCGGGCGGATTCGGCCTGGCGACCCCGATGGGCGAGCGCCAGGTGCGAGACTTCCAGGTGGCCGCCGCCGACCTGCCGGTGATGGCGATCGCCAAGAGCAGCACAGACCCCGACGTGCTGGTGCGCCTGGCGGTCGAGGCTCTCGGTGGGATGAAGCGGTTCATCTCGCGCGGCGACATCGTCTCCATCAAGCCGAACATTGGCTGGGATCGTCAGCCAGCTCACGCGGCGAACACCAATCCGTTGGTCGTCGCGGCGGTGGTGAAGATGGTGTTCGACGCTGGCGCATCGAAGGTGATCGTCACCGACGCCTCCTGCAACGAGCCAAACCGCTGCTTCCAGCGTTCGGGGATCTGGCGCGCGGCCCACAGCCTGGGCGCGACCGTGATCATCCCGGCGGAGCATCGTTTCCGTGAGATGCGGATGCGCGGCGACGTGCTCGACCAGTGGCCGGTGTACACGCCGCTCGTCAACGCGGACAAGGTCATCAACATGCCAGTCGCCAAGCACCACAACCTGTCGAAGTACACGGCGGCGATGAAGAACTGGTACGGCGTGCTCGGTGGCCGTCGCAATCGTCTCCACCAGAACATCAACACCAGCATCGCGGATCTGGCGACCTTCATGCGCCCCACGCTGACGGTGGTCGACGCGACGCGCGTCTTGATGCGCAACGGCCCTCAAGGCGGCAACATCGACGACGCCAAGGACATGCACCAGGTGATCGCTAGCCTGGATCAGGTCGCGGTGGATGCCTATGGCTGCACGCTGATCGGCGAAAAGCCAGAGAACGTCGAGTACCTCAAGCTCGGCCATGAACGCGGCATCGGCAACATGAACTGGAAGGAGCTGCGGGTCGTCGAGGTCTGA
- the rpmE gene encoding 50S ribosomal protein L31 — protein MKAEIHPNYDVVSVSCACGSTFETRSTSKELHVDVCASCHPFFTGKQRLVDTAGRIDRFKKKYGK, from the coding sequence ATGAAAGCTGAAATCCACCCCAATTACGACGTCGTCTCCGTGAGCTGCGCCTGCGGCAGCACCTTCGAGACGCGTTCGACCTCCAAGGAGCTGCACGTCGACGTGTGTGCCTCCTGCCACCCGTTCTTCACTGGCAAGCAGCGCCTCGTGGACACCGCGGGTCGTATCGACCGCTTCAAGAAGAAGTACGGCAAGTAG
- a CDS encoding DUF1385 domain-containing protein: MSAPTNSDEAPRPVVGGQALLEGVLMRTPERAVAVVRRRDGRLVEREIPVPRRARTRAGRIVGAPFMLLDALRVGSAALQFSAKIYEEEERGSAPNVGGMLTLLWLTGGLTDDVESAPAEGGGAPMLEMEQLKLRHIVPMAISASFALFTLFTAPQAVAWLVAWLLGLLGLSVPVSGFVFQLITVVTLLVGVAAYVGLLGRILEIRRLFMFHGAEHKSVHAFEQGLPLRVENAGRQTRLHPRCGTSLIITLALLSLPWFWGLASGLVWFGLSPLWANLALLGLKLASAPALLALSIEVQRLIARDVGRLRVLRTPGFAFQRLTTREPAADQLEVALHALRRALAQ, encoded by the coding sequence ATGAGCGCGCCGACGAACTCCGACGAAGCGCCCCGCCCAGTGGTAGGCGGTCAAGCGCTGCTCGAGGGCGTGCTGATGCGCACGCCGGAGCGCGCGGTCGCCGTGGTGCGGCGCCGCGACGGGCGGCTGGTTGAGCGAGAAATTCCGGTGCCACGCCGCGCGCGCACACGGGCGGGGCGCATCGTGGGTGCGCCCTTCATGCTGCTGGACGCGCTACGCGTGGGCAGCGCGGCGCTGCAATTTTCCGCAAAGATTTACGAAGAGGAAGAGCGGGGCAGCGCCCCCAACGTCGGCGGCATGCTGACCTTGCTGTGGCTCACGGGGGGCCTGACCGACGACGTGGAGAGCGCGCCTGCTGAAGGCGGCGGGGCGCCGATGCTCGAAATGGAGCAGCTCAAGCTGCGCCACATCGTGCCCATGGCGATCTCGGCGTCGTTCGCGCTCTTCACGTTGTTCACGGCGCCGCAAGCGGTGGCCTGGCTCGTGGCCTGGCTGCTCGGCTTACTGGGGTTGAGCGTGCCAGTCAGTGGCTTCGTGTTTCAGCTCATCACGGTGGTGACGCTGCTCGTGGGGGTCGCTGCGTATGTGGGGTTGCTGGGTCGCATCCTGGAGATCCGGCGCCTGTTCATGTTCCACGGCGCCGAGCACAAAAGCGTGCACGCGTTCGAGCAGGGGCTGCCGCTGCGCGTCGAGAACGCCGGGCGGCAAACTCGCCTGCACCCACGCTGCGGCACGAGCCTGATCATCACGCTGGCGCTGCTGAGTCTGCCTTGGTTCTGGGGTCTCGCCTCGGGTCTGGTCTGGTTTGGGCTGAGCCCGCTCTGGGCGAACCTGGCGCTGCTGGGGCTCAAGCTCGCGTCAGCGCCGGCGCTGCTCGCCCTGAGCATCGAGGTGCAGCGGTTGATCGCACGGGACGTGGGGCGGCTTCGGGTGCTACGAACGCCGGGCTTCGCGTTTCAGCGACTCACGACTCGAGAGCCAGCAGCAGATCAGCTCGAGGTCGCGTTGCACGCCCTGCGCCGAGCACTGGCCCAATAA
- the prfA gene encoding peptide chain release factor 1 has translation MIPVDKLQQVERRQTEIDALMCDSSVLADSRKLQDLNRERSRILPIVQAFQKWRQIEKQITEDKEALDDPELGPLAKEELPELEAQLEAVEQQIRVLLLPQDPADEKNTILEIRGGTGGEEAALFAADLFRMYARYAEHRGWKVEVLSSSEASAGGFKEVIALISGDRVFSRMKLEAGVHRVQRVPETETQGRVHTSTATVAVLPEAEDVELEIDEKDLRYDIAHASGPGGQSVNTSNSAVQITHLPTGMVVKCQDERSLLKNKQRALKVLKSRLLDIERQKQADAIRDERRGMVGAGERSEKIRTYNFPQNRLTDHRIGLTLYKLDRVVEGDLDELLDAVASWQQAERLRGQETNGE, from the coding sequence ATGATCCCCGTAGACAAACTCCAACAAGTGGAGCGCCGTCAAACCGAGATCGACGCGCTGATGTGCGACAGCAGCGTGCTCGCTGACTCCAGGAAGTTGCAGGATCTGAACCGCGAGCGCAGTCGCATCCTGCCCATCGTGCAGGCGTTTCAGAAGTGGCGTCAGATCGAGAAGCAGATCACGGAGGACAAAGAGGCGCTGGACGATCCGGAGCTAGGGCCGCTCGCGAAAGAAGAGTTGCCCGAGCTGGAGGCGCAGCTCGAGGCCGTGGAGCAGCAAATCCGCGTGCTGCTGTTGCCCCAGGATCCGGCAGACGAGAAGAACACCATCCTCGAAATCCGGGGTGGCACCGGTGGTGAAGAGGCCGCCTTGTTCGCAGCGGATTTGTTCCGCATGTACGCGCGCTACGCGGAGCACCGCGGCTGGAAGGTCGAGGTGCTGAGCAGCAGCGAGGCCAGCGCTGGCGGCTTCAAGGAAGTCATCGCGCTGATCAGCGGGGACCGCGTCTTCTCACGCATGAAGCTCGAAGCCGGCGTACACCGCGTGCAGCGCGTGCCCGAGACGGAAACCCAAGGCCGCGTGCACACGTCCACGGCCACGGTAGCGGTGCTGCCAGAAGCCGAAGACGTCGAACTCGAGATCGACGAGAAGGACCTGCGCTACGACATCGCCCACGCGTCCGGCCCCGGCGGCCAGTCCGTGAACACCTCGAACAGCGCCGTTCAAATCACGCACTTGCCTACGGGCATGGTGGTCAAGTGCCAGGATGAACGCAGTCTGCTCAAGAACAAGCAGCGCGCGCTCAAGGTGTTGAAGAGTCGTTTGCTGGATATCGAGCGCCAGAAGCAAGCCGACGCGATCCGCGACGAACGTCGAGGCATGGTCGGCGCGGGCGAGCGCTCGGAGAAGATTCGCACCTACAACTTCCCCCAGAATCGCCTGACCGATCACCGCATCGGGCTCACGCTCTACAAGTTGGATCGAGTCGTCGAAGGGGATCTCGACGAGCTACTCGACGCAGTGGCATCCTGGCAGCAGGCGGAACGCCTGAGAGGCCAGGAGACCAACGGAGAGTGA
- a CDS encoding HDOD domain-containing protein, whose translation MTLPLASVEEPQSALEKGLLRLMRRGITSLPVLPQVAASALQLANDPKAGPRDLADLIDTDPPIAARFLSVANSAAYYRGYAAPTTRDAVIRLGLATTRDLLFQVVYGASTQGVGPFQNHVADSFRRSVLAGTATRLISKRLGQRFEYDYMCGLLHDIGEARIYRLLAKLPPTKNMRLVRALVERYHTTAGAEVAMAWRLPAEIVDCCAAHHDLDSEHEPHVRLVMIADACVDALLGDGYCKPGIDVARFARLGVSAEQAQALVSELRDSQNQDQARRDSGVHATR comes from the coding sequence ATGACTCTGCCGCTAGCCAGCGTCGAGGAGCCCCAGAGCGCCCTCGAGAAGGGGCTCTTGCGCCTGATGCGACGAGGCATCACCTCGTTGCCCGTCTTGCCTCAGGTCGCTGCGAGCGCGCTGCAACTCGCCAACGACCCGAAGGCGGGCCCCCGGGACTTGGCAGATCTGATCGACACCGACCCGCCTATTGCCGCGCGGTTTCTCTCGGTGGCGAACTCTGCGGCCTACTATCGCGGCTATGCTGCACCTACCACCCGCGACGCCGTGATTCGCCTAGGGCTTGCGACGACCCGCGATCTCTTGTTCCAGGTGGTCTACGGAGCGTCGACCCAGGGAGTCGGGCCGTTTCAGAATCACGTGGCGGACTCCTTCCGGCGCTCGGTGCTCGCCGGCACTGCCACGCGCCTGATCTCCAAGCGCCTTGGGCAGCGCTTCGAGTACGACTACATGTGCGGGCTGCTGCACGACATCGGCGAGGCGCGCATCTACCGCCTGCTGGCAAAGCTACCTCCGACCAAGAACATGCGCCTGGTGCGAGCTCTCGTCGAGCGCTACCACACCACCGCTGGTGCCGAAGTGGCCATGGCCTGGCGACTCCCTGCGGAAATAGTTGACTGTTGTGCGGCTCACCACGACCTGGACAGCGAGCACGAGCCTCATGTGCGCTTGGTGATGATCGCAGACGCCTGCGTGGATGCGCTGCTCGGCGACGGCTACTGCAAGCCTGGCATCGACGTGGCGCGCTTCGCACGCCTCGGAGTGAGCGCGGAGCAAGCCCAAGCGCTGGTCAGTGAGCTGCGAGATTCCCAGAACCAGGATCAAGCACGTCGCGACTCCGGCGTGCACGCGACCCGCTGA